A region of Panicum virgatum strain AP13 chromosome 8N, P.virgatum_v5, whole genome shotgun sequence DNA encodes the following proteins:
- the LOC120686280 gene encoding heat shock factor-binding protein-like isoform X1, whose translation MASPNSGIPIKAEQDSDGSAQSTADMTAFVQNLLMQMQTRFQAMSENIITKIDEMGLRIDELEQSINDLKAEMGSDGMTTPSKTKDEGSKPADSSA comes from the exons ATGGCGAGTCCCAACTCCGGAATCCCCATCAAG GCTGAACAAGATTCCGATGGCTCAGCCCAAAGCACTGCGGATATGACTGCTTTT GTGCAAAATCTTCTGATGCAGATG CAAACCAGGTTCCAAGCTATGTCGGAGAACATCATTACAAAGA TAGATGAGATGGGTTTGAGAATAGATGAATTGGAGCAGAGCATCAATGACCTCAAGGCTGAGATGGGCAGTGACGGGATGACAACACCGTCTAAGACAAAAGATGAAGGTTCAAAACCTGCAGACAGTTCTGCATGA
- the LOC120686280 gene encoding heat shock factor-binding protein-like isoform X2: protein MASPNSGIPIKAEQDSDGSAQSTADMTAFQTRFQAMSENIITKIDEMGLRIDELEQSINDLKAEMGSDGMTTPSKTKDEGSKPADSSA from the exons ATGGCGAGTCCCAACTCCGGAATCCCCATCAAG GCTGAACAAGATTCCGATGGCTCAGCCCAAAGCACTGCGGATATGACTGCTTTT CAAACCAGGTTCCAAGCTATGTCGGAGAACATCATTACAAAGA TAGATGAGATGGGTTTGAGAATAGATGAATTGGAGCAGAGCATCAATGACCTCAAGGCTGAGATGGGCAGTGACGGGATGACAACACCGTCTAAGACAAAAGATGAAGGTTCAAAACCTGCAGACAGTTCTGCATGA